One Methylophilus sp. TWE2 DNA segment encodes these proteins:
- a CDS encoding DMT family transporter, whose amino-acid sequence MDQLIKQRSQAMTALLILTIIWGYNWVVMKSALQYAGPFQFAAMRTFFGALVLFVVLYVMRRPMGLTEFPTMLLLGILQNVGFTGVLMWALVAGGAGKTAVLTYTMPFWTLLFAWPMLGERVHGWQWLAVIAAVLGMLFIFDPLHIRADSFSMLLAVLSGVSWALSAIMTKQLHQRHPTLDLINLTAWPMLLGSLPMVLIAWLVPAPAIDWSPYLIGAVLFNVVLCGALAWLLWLFALQRLPAGLASMASMLAPVIGVIAAWIQLNEVPDRMEMTGMGLIIFSLSLISFLMMQPAYGKSQ is encoded by the coding sequence ATGGATCAATTGATCAAACAACGTTCGCAAGCGATGACTGCGCTGCTGATACTCACTATTATCTGGGGCTATAACTGGGTAGTGATGAAGAGCGCACTGCAATATGCAGGACCGTTCCAGTTTGCTGCCATGCGTACGTTTTTTGGAGCGTTGGTGCTGTTTGTAGTGTTGTATGTGATGCGCCGTCCAATGGGACTCACAGAGTTCCCTACGATGTTGTTGTTGGGTATTTTGCAGAATGTGGGCTTCACTGGCGTGCTGATGTGGGCACTGGTAGCAGGCGGTGCCGGTAAAACGGCTGTGCTGACCTACACCATGCCATTCTGGACCTTGCTGTTTGCCTGGCCGATGCTGGGTGAGCGTGTGCACGGGTGGCAGTGGCTGGCGGTGATTGCGGCAGTGCTGGGGATGTTGTTTATTTTTGATCCGCTGCATATCCGTGCAGACAGTTTTAGCATGTTGCTGGCAGTATTGTCTGGCGTGTCCTGGGCATTGTCTGCCATCATGACCAAACAGTTGCATCAGCGCCATCCCACGCTGGACTTGATTAATCTGACCGCATGGCCGATGTTGCTGGGGTCGCTGCCCATGGTGCTGATTGCCTGGCTGGTGCCTGCCCCAGCGATTGATTGGTCTCCCTACTTGATCGGTGCTGTTTTGTTTAATGTGGTGTTGTGTGGTGCATTGGCCTGGTTACTGTGGTTGTTCGCCTTGCAGCGGTTGCCGGCAGGTCTCGCCAGTATGGCATCCATGCTGGCACCAGTGATTGGTGTGATTGCGGCATGGATACAGTTAAATGAAGTGCCAGATCGTATGGAAATGACGGGGATGGGTTTGATAATCTTTTCACTGAGCCTGATTTCCTTCCTCATGATGCAGCCTGCTTACGGCAAGAGTCAGTAA
- a CDS encoding YebC/PmpR family DNA-binding transcriptional regulator, producing the protein MAGHSKWANIQHRKGRQDAKRGKIFTKLIKEITVSARMGGGDTAMNPRLRAAVAAAKEENMPSDNITRAIKKGTGELEGVNYEEIRYEGYGINGAAIIIDCLTDNRQRAVMDVRHALTKHGGNLGTDGSVAFMFKHCGQLVFEPGVSEDAVMEAALEAGAEDVITDEDGSIEVITAPGDFVTVKEALEAAGLKAVMAQVTMKPLNEVVFTGDDAVKMQKILDMLEDLDDVQDVYTSAVIEE; encoded by the coding sequence ATGGCTGGACATAGTAAATGGGCCAATATTCAACATCGTAAAGGCCGTCAGGATGCCAAACGCGGCAAAATCTTCACCAAGCTGATCAAAGAAATCACGGTTTCCGCCCGTATGGGGGGGGGCGATACGGCCATGAACCCACGTTTGCGCGCGGCAGTGGCAGCGGCCAAGGAAGAAAACATGCCTTCGGACAATATCACGCGTGCAATTAAAAAAGGCACGGGTGAATTGGAAGGCGTGAACTACGAAGAAATCCGTTATGAAGGTTATGGCATTAATGGTGCGGCCATTATTATTGATTGCCTGACCGATAATCGCCAGCGTGCCGTGATGGATGTACGTCATGCCTTGACCAAGCACGGTGGTAACCTGGGCACAGATGGCAGCGTGGCTTTTATGTTCAAACACTGTGGCCAACTGGTATTTGAGCCAGGGGTTTCTGAAGATGCCGTCATGGAAGCGGCGCTCGAAGCAGGTGCAGAGGATGTGATTACCGATGAAGATGGCAGCATTGAAGTGATTACTGCACCCGGTGATTTTGTGACTGTCAAAGAAGCGCTTGAAGCTGCGGGCCTTAAGGCTGTCATGGCGCAAGTCACCATGAAGCCTTTGAATGAGGTAGTTTTTACCGGTGATGATGCCGTTAAAATGCAAAAAATCCTCGATATGCTGGAAGACCTGGATGATGTGCAGGACGTCTACACGTCTGCCGTGATCGAAGAGTAA
- the ruvC gene encoding crossover junction endodeoxyribonuclease RuvC → MASQRILGIDPGLRITGFGVIEAVDGKLSYVTSGVIKTAAAKKSEDGESEKEALPERLKVILDGLFEVIDTYQPTQVAIEKVFVNVNPQSTLLLGQARGAAISAAVIRQLSVAEYTALQVKQSVVGNGHAQKEQVQEMVKRLLKLPANPSPDSADALACAICHAHGGQGLGALATTGFRVRNGRLI, encoded by the coding sequence ATGGCCTCGCAACGCATCTTGGGGATAGATCCCGGGCTCAGGATTACCGGTTTTGGTGTCATTGAGGCTGTAGATGGCAAGCTGTCGTATGTCACCAGTGGCGTGATAAAAACCGCCGCAGCTAAAAAAAGCGAGGATGGCGAGTCAGAAAAAGAAGCATTGCCCGAGCGCTTAAAAGTGATCCTGGATGGCTTGTTTGAAGTCATTGACACTTACCAGCCAACCCAGGTGGCGATTGAAAAGGTGTTCGTTAACGTGAATCCTCAATCTACGCTTTTATTAGGGCAGGCGCGTGGGGCAGCCATTTCGGCGGCGGTCATCCGCCAGTTGTCTGTTGCCGAATACACCGCCTTGCAAGTCAAGCAATCCGTGGTTGGCAATGGCCATGCCCAAAAAGAACAGGTGCAGGAAATGGTGAAGCGCCTGTTAAAACTGCCCGCGAATCCTAGCCCCGATTCAGCCGATGCATTGGCGTGTGCTATCTGCCATGCACATGGCGGACAAGGCCTGGGCGCGCTGGCGACCACGGGATTCAGAGTGAGAAATGGAAGATTGATATGA